The Streptomyces sp. HSG2 genome has a segment encoding these proteins:
- a CDS encoding class I SAM-dependent methyltransferase, with amino-acid sequence MGRRITAYVRDELGMGPGHDVLDAGCGAGRIAVPLTDVLTEGSYLGFDIVPHAIEWCSRTITPRHPTFRFAHVDIRQEIYNPEGTLSAADCRFLAGDAAFDIAALVGLISHLRPAEMENYLAESSRVLRPGGQCFDTAYLVDDAVAANIARGATAFSFTQDHGGYYVHSAWIHRVNSRLRYPAGSG; translated from the coding sequence GTGGGCCGCCGGATCACCGCGTACGTGCGGGACGAACTCGGCATGGGACCCGGTCACGATGTACTGGACGCGGGATGCGGCGCGGGGCGCATCGCGGTGCCGCTCACGGACGTGCTCACCGAGGGCTCCTACCTCGGCTTCGACATCGTGCCGCACGCCATCGAATGGTGCTCCCGCACGATCACTCCCCGCCATCCGACCTTCCGTTTCGCCCACGTCGACATCCGCCAGGAGATCTACAACCCGGAAGGGACGCTCTCTGCGGCCGACTGCCGGTTCCTGGCCGGTGACGCGGCCTTCGACATCGCCGCGCTGGTGGGGCTCATCAGCCATCTACGCCCGGCCGAGATGGAGAACTACCTCGCGGAGTCCTCCCGGGTCCTGCGGCCCGGGGGGCAGTGTTTCGACACGGCCTATCTGGTGGACGACGCGGTCGCCGCGAACATCGCGCGCGGAGCGACCGCCTTCAGTTTCACGCAGGATCACGGGGGCTACTACGTGCACTCCGCCTGGATCCACCGCGTGAATTCTCGTCTCCGGTATCCGGCGGGCTCGGGGTGA
- a CDS encoding IS1380 family transposase yields the protein MKVSHRPAELFAAFDDPDLIAHAGLVPTFRLAERCGLPALVAEKVHLTTAKNGAGTAADAKAMSIVGGMVAGADSIDDLDILRHGGLPRLFGGVRAPSTLGSFLRAFTWGHVRQLESAARAFTCRLAAHTGLIPKRDEVVFVDIDSKVKQVYGPAKQGASFGYTKQRGLHFQIVTVKTSTCAPVIVATRLRKGSAGSGKGAASLLREALATVRAMGITAQVVVRADSAYFSHKVVDVCRKAGAAFSLAVAVKKTIREAIAGIPEDAWTPIKYASAVWDAEEERWISDAEITEIPFTAFTSKKKAFHTTARLIVRRVKRLNPTGVPAGQAELFGVWRHHVIFTDSPFVLAQAEPMHREHAVIEQVFADLEDSALAHLPSGKFTANAAWLTLAATAYNLTRASGHLASAFHAKARTGTIRRHLINIPARIATGARRLTLHLPERWRWCDDFTDLWTATGQRMLT from the coding sequence GTGAAAGTCTCCCACAGGCCCGCGGAGCTCTTCGCCGCGTTCGACGACCCTGACCTGATCGCGCACGCCGGGCTGGTCCCGACGTTCCGGCTGGCCGAGCGGTGCGGTCTGCCCGCTCTGGTGGCCGAGAAGGTCCACCTGACCACTGCGAAGAACGGGGCCGGTACGGCCGCCGACGCGAAAGCGATGTCGATCGTGGGCGGCATGGTCGCCGGGGCGGACAGCATCGACGACCTGGACATACTGCGTCACGGCGGGCTGCCGCGCCTGTTCGGCGGGGTGCGGGCGCCCTCCACGCTGGGCAGTTTCCTGCGTGCCTTCACCTGGGGGCATGTGCGCCAACTGGAGTCCGCTGCACGGGCGTTCACCTGCCGCCTGGCCGCGCACACCGGCCTCATCCCGAAGCGGGACGAGGTGGTGTTCGTGGACATCGACTCCAAGGTCAAGCAGGTCTACGGCCCTGCCAAGCAGGGCGCCTCCTTCGGCTACACCAAGCAGCGCGGGCTGCACTTCCAGATCGTCACCGTGAAGACGTCCACCTGCGCCCCCGTGATCGTGGCCACCAGGCTGCGCAAGGGTTCGGCAGGCTCCGGCAAGGGCGCGGCGAGTCTGCTGCGCGAGGCACTGGCCACGGTCCGGGCCATGGGCATCACCGCCCAAGTCGTCGTCCGCGCGGACTCGGCGTACTTCTCCCACAAGGTCGTCGATGTGTGCCGCAAGGCCGGCGCCGCGTTCTCTCTGGCCGTCGCGGTCAAGAAGACCATCCGCGAGGCCATCGCGGGCATCCCCGAGGACGCTTGGACGCCGATCAAGTACGCCAGCGCCGTCTGGGACGCCGAGGAGGAACGCTGGATCTCCGACGCCGAGATCACCGAGATCCCCTTCACCGCGTTCACCAGCAAGAAGAAGGCGTTCCACACCACCGCACGGCTCATCGTGCGCCGCGTGAAGCGGCTGAACCCCACCGGCGTGCCCGCCGGCCAGGCCGAACTGTTCGGGGTCTGGCGCCACCATGTGATCTTCACCGACAGCCCCTTCGTCCTCGCTCAGGCCGAGCCGATGCACCGCGAACACGCCGTCATCGAGCAGGTCTTCGCCGACCTGGAAGACTCCGCCCTCGCCCACCTGCCCTCGGGGAAGTTCACCGCGAACGCCGCCTGGTTGACCCTGGCCGCCACCGCCTACAACCTCACCCGTGCGAGCGGCCACCTCGCCTCCGCCTTCCACGCCAAGGCGAGGACCGGCACCATCCGCCGCCACCTCATCAACATCCCCGCCCGGATCGCCACCGGAGCCCGCCGCCTCACCCTCCACCTGCCCGAACGCTGGCGCTGGTGTGACGACTTCACCGACCTGTGGACCGCCACCGGCCAGCGCATGCTCACCTGA
- a CDS encoding AAA family ATPase has product MTDTTSPASVPGDETPGVIVISGISAAGKSTVAQALAERLPRSAHVRGDTFRRMIVNGQAHMTAEAPPEAVAQLRLRHRLAAASADAYAEAGFTAVLQDILLGEHLAEITEMIRSRPLAVVVLAPDPDVVARLEEKRSKTGYGPDWQPKDLDKVLKDDTPRIGLWLDTSHQTVDETVDEILKRAWTEGAVS; this is encoded by the coding sequence ATGACCGACACAACCAGTCCCGCCTCCGTCCCCGGTGACGAAACCCCCGGCGTCATCGTCATCTCGGGTATTTCCGCCGCGGGCAAGTCCACCGTCGCGCAGGCCCTCGCCGAGCGCCTGCCCCGTTCGGCACACGTGCGGGGCGACACGTTCCGCCGCATGATCGTCAACGGCCAGGCGCACATGACCGCCGAGGCTCCGCCGGAGGCCGTCGCGCAACTCCGTCTGCGGCACCGTTTGGCCGCGGCGTCCGCGGACGCCTACGCCGAAGCGGGTTTCACAGCCGTCCTGCAGGACATCCTTCTCGGCGAGCACCTGGCGGAGATCACCGAGATGATCCGGAGCCGTCCGCTGGCCGTGGTGGTGCTGGCACCCGACCCGGACGTCGTGGCCCGCCTGGAGGAGAAGCGCTCCAAGACCGGCTACGGCCCCGACTGGCAGCCCAAGGACCTGGACAAGGTACTCAAGGACGACACGCCCCGCATCGGGCTGTGGCTCGACACCTCGCACCAGACGGTCGACGAGACCGTCGACGAGATCCTCAAGCGCGCCTGGACCGAAGGCGCCGTCTCCTGA
- a CDS encoding aldo/keto reductase encodes MGIVGLGCMGMSYAYDPGGRDDDASAAVLHRALDLGADLIDTADVYGPHTNEELVGRALADRREEAFLATKVGFVTGETRLRRDGRPEHIRAAIDASLRRLRTDHVALCQLHRVDPEVPLEETWGAMAETVKAGKARMLGLSDVTVQQIHVAQSVHPVAAVQAELSLWTRGATAELLPFTAREGIALIAYSPLGRGFLAGRFDSPDDVPDGDYRRHNPRFREENFAANLRLLEGVRTVAPRPKRRTFSPEYKLRIVAEYDAAPKNEKGAILRRERLYHSHVKEWRAARDAGALEKLVDKRTSPARPKKSAAEAENERLRRQVERLEKELARNKAALEEMGKASALLEMISEGAD; translated from the coding sequence GTGGGAATCGTCGGCTTGGGCTGCATGGGCATGTCCTACGCCTACGACCCCGGCGGTCGCGACGACGACGCCTCGGCCGCCGTGCTCCACCGCGCTCTCGACCTCGGCGCCGATCTCATCGACACCGCCGACGTCTACGGCCCCCACACCAACGAGGAGCTGGTGGGCCGGGCACTCGCCGACCGCCGTGAGGAGGCGTTCCTCGCCACGAAGGTGGGATTCGTCACCGGTGAGACGCGCCTGCGCCGCGACGGCCGGCCCGAGCACATCCGCGCCGCCATCGACGCGAGTCTGCGCCGGCTGCGCACCGACCACGTGGCCCTCTGCCAGCTGCACCGGGTCGATCCCGAGGTGCCGCTGGAGGAGACCTGGGGTGCCATGGCGGAGACCGTGAAAGCCGGCAAGGCCCGGATGCTCGGGCTGTCCGACGTGACCGTCCAACAGATACACGTCGCCCAGAGCGTGCATCCCGTGGCCGCCGTCCAGGCGGAACTGTCGCTGTGGACCCGGGGCGCCACGGCGGAACTGCTGCCCTTCACCGCACGGGAGGGCATCGCGCTCATCGCCTACTCGCCACTCGGCCGCGGCTTCCTGGCAGGCCGCTTCGACTCCCCCGACGACGTGCCGGACGGCGACTACCGGCGCCACAACCCGCGCTTCCGGGAGGAGAACTTCGCGGCCAACCTCCGCCTCCTGGAAGGCGTCCGCACCGTGGCTCCCCGGCCGAAGCGCCGCACTTTCAGCCCCGAGTACAAGCTGCGGATCGTGGCCGAGTACGACGCCGCGCCCAAGAACGAGAAGGGCGCAATCCTGCGCCGCGAGCGGCTGTACCACTCGCACGTCAAGGAATGGCGGGCCGCGCGGGATGCCGGGGCTCTGGAGAAGCTGGTCGACAAGCGCACCAGCCCGGCGAGGCCGAAGAAGTCTGCTGCCGAGGCGGAGAACGAGAGACTGCGCCGCCAGGTGGAACGGCTGGAGAAGGAACTGGCCCGCAACAAGGCCGCGTTGGAGGAAATGGGAAAAGCTTCCGCGCTCTTGGAAATGATCTCCGAGGGCGCGGACTGA
- a CDS encoding ATP-binding protein: protein MSQRFDSQHETPSPCPHGASTIVAQDPPVATLFLMVGLPGAGKTTRARELAATHRALRLTPDHWMIPLFGDSMADGKRWVLEGRLISVALQALRLGTSVVLDYGLWGRDERSALRWLARSAGAVCQVVYVPVDKDVQLARIAHRQATTPHQTFPMSETDVDQWREQFQVPDAAELAGGEIPAPPTGWPGWTEWAVDHWPSCTDS, encoded by the coding sequence ATGTCGCAACGCTTCGATTCACAGCACGAAACCCCGTCCCCTTGCCCGCATGGAGCCAGCACCATCGTCGCGCAGGACCCACCTGTCGCCACCCTGTTCCTGATGGTCGGACTCCCCGGAGCCGGGAAAACCACCCGGGCCAGAGAGCTCGCCGCCACACACCGGGCACTGCGGCTGACCCCAGACCACTGGATGATCCCGCTGTTCGGCGATTCGATGGCAGACGGAAAGCGCTGGGTGCTCGAAGGTCGGCTCATCTCGGTCGCCCTCCAGGCTCTGCGGCTGGGGACCAGCGTCGTGCTCGACTACGGGCTCTGGGGCCGCGATGAACGGTCGGCACTGCGCTGGCTGGCACGCTCGGCCGGGGCAGTGTGTCAGGTGGTCTACGTGCCCGTGGACAAGGACGTCCAGCTCGCCCGCATCGCGCACCGCCAGGCGACGACACCGCATCAGACGTTTCCCATGAGCGAGACCGACGTGGACCAATGGCGGGAGCAGTTCCAGGTGCCTGACGCCGCCGAACTCGCCGGGGGCGAGATCCCCGCCCCGCCGACGGGCTGGCCAGGCTGGACGGAGTGGGCGGTAGACCACTGGCCCTCGTGCACAGACAGCTAA
- a CDS encoding TniB family NTP-binding protein, with amino-acid sequence MTQALSHDDPLEGLPSRARIAELILGSRPPLDTYVGWQHHRTHCGLLVPAPTISPQQWSMLPESRQYDYDLYRELTNANLPLQDTPMHDKVGKLIRRRLSCNTRKKDDPTRAGVMISGWGNYGKTASVISAGAVFEDQWLELHRCLNPGALPGTRDLHAPVVYVSTPVTSTPKSLCASILGFFRAPIRTSATLPELVRQVADSLQDHGVKALILDDISRLRMHRADDQDVLDLMRALMSLDVTLILTGVNISGIGLLREAKWNKKTRQWEMPPLESTRIHGLEITQTEHRFELIEIDRFRYTTSEEIQAFVGHLKGIEQHLRLLNAREGMLTGGTMPEYLMRRTGGVVGLVGRLLEDGAHEAMESGKELIDEGLLDEIVLRRDEPQQSPDEPPIPANPPATGKKRRSAKRPRNTVFDDHGPAGATGS; translated from the coding sequence GTGACCCAAGCCCTCTCTCACGATGATCCGCTGGAGGGCCTGCCTTCACGGGCCAGGATCGCCGAGTTGATCCTGGGCAGCCGCCCGCCCCTCGATACCTACGTCGGCTGGCAGCACCACCGCACCCACTGCGGCCTGCTCGTCCCCGCCCCGACCATCTCGCCGCAGCAGTGGTCGATGCTCCCTGAGAGCCGCCAGTACGACTACGACCTCTACCGAGAGCTGACGAACGCGAACCTCCCGTTGCAGGACACCCCGATGCACGACAAGGTCGGCAAGCTGATCCGGCGCCGGTTGAGCTGCAACACCAGGAAGAAGGACGACCCGACGCGCGCCGGCGTCATGATCAGCGGCTGGGGCAACTACGGCAAGACCGCGTCTGTCATCTCAGCCGGGGCCGTCTTCGAAGACCAGTGGCTGGAACTGCACAGATGTCTCAACCCCGGGGCTCTGCCGGGCACACGCGATCTCCACGCGCCGGTCGTCTATGTCTCGACCCCGGTGACATCGACCCCGAAGAGCCTTTGCGCCTCGATCCTGGGCTTCTTCCGTGCCCCGATCCGCACGTCGGCCACACTGCCGGAACTGGTACGGCAGGTCGCCGACTCCCTCCAAGACCACGGCGTCAAGGCGCTGATTCTCGACGACATCAGCCGACTGCGGATGCACAGAGCCGACGACCAGGACGTCCTCGACCTGATGCGGGCTCTCATGAGCCTGGACGTCACTCTGATCCTCACCGGCGTCAACATCTCCGGCATCGGGCTGCTGCGAGAGGCGAAATGGAACAAGAAGACCCGGCAGTGGGAAATGCCACCGCTGGAGTCGACTCGCATCCACGGGCTGGAGATCACCCAGACGGAGCACCGCTTCGAACTCATCGAGATCGACCGCTTCCGCTACACCACCTCGGAAGAGATCCAGGCCTTCGTCGGCCATCTGAAGGGAATCGAGCAGCACCTGCGGCTGCTGAACGCGAGGGAGGGCATGCTCACCGGCGGCACTATGCCGGAGTACTTGATGCGTCGCACCGGTGGCGTCGTCGGTCTGGTGGGCCGCCTGCTCGAGGACGGCGCCCATGAGGCAATGGAGTCCGGGAAGGAACTGATCGACGAGGGTCTGCTGGACGAGATCGTGCTCCGGCGGGACGAACCCCAGCAATCACCCGACGAGCCCCCGATCCCGGCTAATCCGCCGGCCACAGGCAAGAAGAGACGTTCGGCAAAACGGCCCAGGAACACCGTTTTCGACGATCACGGCCCTGCTGGCGCAACGGGGAGCTGA